A portion of the Sabethes cyaneus chromosome 3, idSabCyanKW18_F2, whole genome shotgun sequence genome contains these proteins:
- the LOC128739990 gene encoding uncharacterized protein LOC128739990: protein MLTANEIVSKYGEEGRSLMRNFQKVAIKLAKSSNRYKFLLNCRKCKVVPNCLNYKVQLDLNNENSQRELEKVVRKHKIRILSVMVADAKRTIAMLKKQKSALNSVMERTYEQGDVRRVREVVERKAVIVYNTVKRTEQRKMEALKTRRAAELTHEVGWIENTTNTPIPEFLERTLLLGPNFNIQHSTNIPYIDVVSEIEKTVKHKENANEIRTEVTTAITNHINYMLQPRHHDHEWIAKDMAKSKKFLKENPNLIITKADKGNKTVIITAEEYHGKMLELLSDNTTYRKLKTDPSAKIHKSVNVFLDQWLDRKYIDSRTYKSVKMMSYNIPRIYGLPKIHKQNRPLRPVVATIGSVTYNIAKYLASVIGKIVGHNDFHVHNSFQFAEQVTGVQIAEQDVLFSLDVTSLFTSIPIDHAMECLIERWPEITKHTAIDKESFLAIVKLVLESTFFSYKGEIFQQTFGTPMGSPLSPAIADLVMERLEQNRIETLKSQQIHLKYYRRYVDDCFCIANTNHVAEILRTFNEYNDKLRFTIENELENKLKFLDMMIIRTNNHLEMSWMPKYVDGRYLDFSSESPFSHKANTAIALIDRAIKLSDGNNRPQAIRTAKSMLESNNYPGWFINRLTKQRTHKHYNSLSTVEKPQIKYASSTYIPGPSEKLGKILRKHDIQLAYKPKNKVKQNVYSKLKDPIAPGKQTNVIYSIPCGTDDGKVYIGQTGRKLEVRVAEHKNDTKKKDAKTGLAQHTIHDGHLFKFDDTRIVARIDDQETRLTAEVFHIKVLGEDRTVNLQRECGNFNTAYDGLIPKLRRIQTKNNPTHGGSTQQKTDDTTE from the coding sequence ATGCTAACCGCCAATGAAATTGTGTCTAAATATGGCGAggaaggtagaagtttgatgcGTAATTTCCAAAAAGTGGCAATCAAACTTGCAAAATCGAGCAACCGCTACAAGTTTCTGTTaaattgtagaaaatgtaaagTTGTACCCAATTGTCTCAACTACAAAGTGCAATTAGACCTCAATAACGAAAACTCGCAACGTGAATTGGAAAAAGTGGTACGTAAACACAAAATACGAATCTTAAGTGTTATGGTAGCAGATGCAAAACGAACGATAGCCatgttgaaaaaacaaaaatcagcgcTCAATTCGGTAATGGAAAGAACTTATGAACAAGGAGACGTGAGACGAGTGAGGGAAGTTGTCGAACGCAAGGCTGTAATAGTGTACAATACAGTGAAACGTACCGAGCAACGGAAAATGGAGGCACTGAAAACCCGACGTGCCGCGGAGCTCACACACGAAGTTGGGTGGATTGAAAATACCACCAACACTCCAATACCTGAGTTTCTGGAGAGAACACTTTTGCTTGGACCGAATTTCAACATCCAACACAGCACCAACATACCGTACATTGATGTGGTCTCGGAAATTGAGAAAACTGTTAAACATAAAGAAAATGCGAATGAAATTAGAACGGAAGTAACAACAGCAATTACCAACCACATTAACTACATGTTGCAACCAAGACACCATGATCACGAATGGATAGCGAAAGATATGGCAAAGAGCAAGAAGTTTTTAAAGGAAAACCCAAATCTCATTATAACGAAAGCGGATAAAGGCAACAAAACGGTGATCATTACCGCGGAAGAGTACCACGGTAAAATGTTGGAACTCCTGAGCGATAACACAACTTatcgaaaattaaaaacagaccCGTCGGCTAAAATCCACAAATCTGTAAATGTATTTCTTGACCAATGGCTGGATAGAAAATATATTGATTCCCGAACCTACAAGAGCGTCAAAATGATGAGCTACAACATACCGCGCATCTACGGGTTACCAAAAATCCATAAACAAAATCGTCCGCTCAGACCAGTTGTGGCCACCATCGGGTCCGTGACATATAATATAGCGAAATACCTTGCGAGCGTGATAGGGAAAATCGTGGGTCATAACGATTTCCACGTCCACAATAGCTTCCAGTTCGCAGAGCAAGTCACAGGAGTGCAGATCGCAGAGCAGGACGTTCTCTTCTCCTTAGACGTAACATCACTGTTCACAAGCATACCAATCGATCACGCTATGGAGTGTTTGATTGAACGATGGCCAGAAATTACGAAACACACTGCCATCGACAAAGAAAGTTTTCTCGCCATCGTTAAATTGGTTTTAGAGTCAACCTTCTTTTCGTACAAAGGGGAAATTTTCCAACAGACCTTTGGGACCCCTATGGGGTCACCTTTATCCCCGGCAATTGCAGACCTTGTAATGGAGAGGTTAGAACAAAATCGCATAGAAACACTGAAATCGCAACAAATACACTTGAAATACTACCGTCGTTACGTAGATGATTGCTTTTGCATTGCTAACACTAACCACGTTGCTGAGATATTACGCACTTTCAATGAATACAATGACAAATTACGCTTTACTATTGAAAACGAGCTGGAAAACAAACTAAAGTTCCTAGACATGATGATCATAAGAACAAACAATCATTTAGAAATGTCCTGGATGCCGAAATATGTCGACGGGAGATACTTAGACTTCTCGTCCGAATCACCCTTTTCACATAAAGCAAACACGGCGATCGCACTAATAGATCGTGCGATTAAACTGTCCGACGGGAACAACCGTCCTCAGGCAATACGCACAGCTAAAAGTATGTTGGAATCAAATAATTACCCAGGATGGTTCATCAACCGGCTTACCAAGCAACGAACCCACAAACATTATAACAGCCTGAGCACTGTCGAAAAGCCTCAGATCAAATATGCATCCAGCACTTACATACCGGGACCCAGTGAAAAACTTGGCAAAATATTACGCAAGCATGACATCCAGCTTGCCTACAAACCTAAAAACAAAGTTAAACAGAACGTGTATAGCAAGCTGAAGGATCCTATCGCACCAGGGAAGCAGACAAACGTCATATACTCCATCCCGTGTGGTACTGACGACGGCAAAGTATACATCGGGCAGACAGGGAGGAAGTTGGAGGTGAGGGTAGCGGAACACAAGAACGACACTAAGAAGAAGGATGCTAAAACTGGACTAGCACAACACACTATCCATGATGGCCACCTCTTCAAATTTGACGACACCCGAATAGTTGCAAGAATCGACGACCAGGAGACCAGACTCACAGCAGAGGTATTTCACATTAAAGTGCTCGGTGAAGATAGAACGGTCAACCTGCAGCGTGAGTGTGGAAATTTCAACACAGCATACGACGGGTTAATACCAAAACTCCGTCgcatacaaacgaaaaacaacccAACCCACGGAGGATCAACACAACAGAAAACCGATGATACCACGGAATAG
- the LOC128739991 gene encoding uncharacterized protein LOC128739991 produces MADDRLNFNSHVDYACNKAAKAFNAISRIMPNSAGPSSSKRRLLASVSCSILRYAGPAWNAALETHRNRTKLNRTFRLIAIRVATAYRTISSEAACVIAGMIPIFITLAEDSECYRRNGTRGIRKRMRAESIAKWQQEWNTATNGR; encoded by the coding sequence ATGGCCGACGATCGGCTGAATTTCAACAGCCACGTTGACTATGCCTGCAATAAGGCTGCCAAGGCATTCAACGCGATCTCCAGAATCATGCCAAACAGTGCTGGTCCAAGCAGCAGCAAGAGGCGTCTTCTGGCTAGCGTATCCTGCTCAATCCTAAGATACGCGGGTCCAGCATGGAACGCAGCGCTGGAAACCCACCGGAATAGGACAAAGCTGAACCGTACCTTTCGGTTGATAGCTATACGAGTTGCTACTGCCTACCGAACCATCTCGTCGGAAGCAGCTTGTGTTATCGCCGGAATGATCCCTATTTTCATTACGCTGGCCGAAGACAGTGAATGTTATAGGCGGAATGGTACTAGAGGAATACGTAAACGGATGAGAGCGGAGTCGATAGCCAAGTGGCAACAAGAGTGGAACACTGCTACGAATGGAAGATGA